One window from the genome of Populus alba chromosome 15, ASM523922v2, whole genome shotgun sequence encodes:
- the LOC118057245 gene encoding membrane-associated kinase regulator 5, which yields MEAFYFLKFWRPTTTTTTTHKENRPSSGSSDDTTEIPFTDYEFEEGEDSFFELELTVPDFDTNKCGSNNTTNIKNNHPLDKESNVFDSKQAPLHNLADKECHKSQHTFQQPTLSTDHLLSKRKILPIEPISSSKPQSPISLLKSSPRFKVLMFKKSKSMASQKTEKTGETEYFNANSKKHESNKSFTVKLKLEEVTNASLFTKQNSLRKQIANDSYDNDTSKRFSKEMIQKYLKLIKPLYVKVSKKQSDKMRFSGELSVGSPSSSSATMQAKEKQGSFPAGIRVVSRHLGKSKSASATTGVSPPIGSRRDDSLLLQHDGIQSAILHCKKSFDSSSSRDSSLMSRFSSDPLHEKSMASPRISSSEENATN from the exons atggAAGCTTTCTACTTCCTCAAGTTCTGGagacccaccaccaccaccaccaccactcatAAAGAAAACCGACCCTCTAGTGGAAGCAGTGATGACACCACCGAGATCCCATTCACAGATTATGAATTTGAAGAAGGAGAAGACTCGTTTTTTGAATTGGAACTTACTGTTCCTGATTTTGACACCAATAAATGCGGCAGCAACAACACCACCAACATCAAAAACAATCACCCACTAGACAAAGAAAGCAACGTCTTTGACTCTAAACAAGCGCCTCTCCACAATTTAGCTGACAAAGAGTGCCACAAGTCTCAACACACATTTCAGCAGCCAACTCTTTCAACCGATCATCTCCTTTCAAAGAGAAAAATCCTCCCTATCGAACCCATTTCTTCATCAAAACCTCAGTCACCAATCTCCTTGCTAAAATCATCTCCAAGGTTTAAAGTCCTCATGTTCAAGAAATCAAAGTCAATGGCATCACagaaaacagagaaaacagGGGAAACGGAGTACTTCAATGCAAATAGCAAAAAGCACGAAAGCAACAAGTCTTTTACTGTCAAACTCAAGCTTGAAGAGGTCACAAACGCTTCTTTATTCACTAAACAAAACAGCTTGAGGAAGCAAATCGCTAATGATTCTTATGATAATGATACATCAAAGAGATTTTCGAAGGAAATGATACAAAAGTACTTAAAGCTAATCAAGCCATTATACGTCAAAGTTTCCAAGAAACAAAGCGATAAGATGAGATTCTCCGGTGAGTTATCAGTAGGGTCTCCATCATCTTCCTCGGCAACGATGCAGGCAAAGGAAAAGCAGGGGAGTTTTCCTGCAGGGATTAGAGTGGTTTCTAGGCATCTTGGGAAGAGCAAATCAGCTTCAGCGACCACAGGAGTTTCTCCTCCAATTGGGAGCAGGAGAGATGATTCTTTGCTGCTGCAACATGATGGGATTCAAAGTGCTATCCTGCATTGCAAGAAATCTTTCGATTCTTCTAGTTCTAGAg ATTCTTCTTTAATGTCGAGATTTTCAAGTGACCCTTTGCACGAGAAATCAATGGCTTCACCAAGAATTTCATCAAGTGAAGAGAATGCAACCAATTAA